The sequence GACTGCTATCGACGCACCTTTCCTGTAATTAAAAAGTGAATCACAGTGAGCTTCATTATTCATCTTGGATGATGCTTCCAGAATTACACTCTGATAAACTGGTAATGAGCTCTACGTTCATGTGCTACTCACCGCGCTGAGTTGATGGAGGCCTCAACGATGCTGATGCCATGtcatttagatcttgtaatggTGTGAGTTGCTTGATAACTTCATCCATCGATGGACGGGACTTGCTATCACGGCTAAGGCAGTAATGACAGATCTGAGCAACTTTCTGCACCCCTTTCACAGAGTAGTTCAGGCCCAAGCGAGGATCTACGAGCTGATAGAGCCTTCGCCGATCATTTAGGTAAGGCCTTGCCCATGCCACCAGGTTCTGCTCCCCTGTAGGCCGCTTCTTGTCCATGGATCTTCTGCCTGTTAGCATCTCAAGTAGCACAACCCCGAAGCTATAGACATCACTCTTAGATGTCAAGTGCCCTGAACAGCAATGCATGGCATGAGTAACAAAACTTGACATATTAACTGCTTAAAGAAAGAATCATAAACTGACAGCTGTTGTTATTTTTGAGCTTTCAGGTAAGGATACATTCCCATGGAGAAAACACTGTGATACAAAGGTTACGGTCACATGCAATAGCAAAAAATTATTTCTAATTCCTGCGATTATGGTTAGTGAAACAAATTTGGCAAGATAAATAATAGTACACAAGCAATCATATGTAACATTAGTTCTATCACCAAGAATATTCGTTATTTATGTCTAGGCCCCTCACAATATCAAGAAAACAGTATAACATAAAAAcctaaaaagaagaagaaagtttgaaccatagttggtggaaaaaaataaaaaacacagaATGACCTAGTTCTAagtctttagagagagaaaagggTGATTTTAGCATTCAATTTGGCGAGAAAACAAGAACATATACAAGCTCAGAGAAACAGTGTAAAGTACCAACATGCAGCAGGTAACAGCAAGCTACAGAATTTTTGCTACGAGTAGCTACTGAAGCTAAAAGTTCTACCTGTCATTACATACTCTGGTGCAGCATAACCATAGGTGCCAACAACTCGAGTAGAGACATGAGTTTTATCACCCTGAGGACCAGCTTTTGCTAAACCGAAATCAGACAATTTCGCATTGTACTCCTGTAGAGCAAAATCACCACAGTTAACAATGCAGCAGAATTATATAAGCACTGTATGATATGGAACATATTTAATAGATACAGTACCGCATCAAGAAGAACATTCGATGTCTTAAAATCCCTGTAAATAACTGGTTTGGGACCTCCATGGAGGAAGGCTAGGCCTTTTGCAGCACCCAGAGCAATCTTCATTCGGTTGGGCCAAGGTAGGGGAAGAGACCCTTCAAGATTAAACAAAGTAAGATGACAGCTTCATAAAAGGGAGAAGACAGAAACAATAGCATCAATCAGGAAAGTCAACAAGATTTAGGCATAGATAGTAATATCATCTTTATGAAAAAGCAGGTAAAgcatattttttttccaaataagGGGATGTCCTAAGTCTATTAATTAAGAAGATATGAATAGGCATAATATCAAATGTCCAAGTAAAACATAATATCAAGCAGGCTAAATTGCATGTATACACCGGTGATCACAAGGTATTGTGCCACACACAGTAACATGAATACCCATAGTCGTGTCAAGTTAGAATTTAATTATTTCTGATGCCGCGgagaacaaaaaaaatccaagattgctcagaaaaatgcaaaggaCTTATCAGGGAAGCAAACCAGGAAACGAATGTAGTAACAAGTCTACTCAACTTATTAATCATGTTAGGTGATTGCTTACTTCTGAATAGATGATTTTCAAGACTTCCTCGTGCCATGAATTCATATACAAGTAACCTTTGATCATCCTCAATACAATATCCTATCAGCTTGACAAGGTGTTTATGATGCAACTGTCCCAGAAAGTCAACTTCTGCCTGAAAACGTGACTTCTTAAAAGCCATAGCTACAACTAATAAATACATTTCAGATGCCATACAATACCTACCACCCATTCTCTATGACCTTGAAGAGCATCTGGCTTCAAACTTTTAACTGCCACAGTAACACCTGTGCCAGGTTTTGCAGGAGCAGTGCTGTTTGGTTCAATCCATCCCTTGAAGACGTAACCGAACCCACCCTCCCCAAGAATACTGTCTGGCCTGAAGTTAAGGGTGGCAGATTTCAACTCCTGAAAGGTAAACTGAAGTAGCTTGGGGGGTGTTTTCTTTTCAATTGATGCATCAACACCATTTTCACCATCATGGTTTGTCTGAAAATGATCACCAAGCTCCCGATTGCTTGCATTCAGATATCTCATCTCTGCTGCTACAGAGAAAACAAAATTGTAACAGCACATCACACAGAGAAATGAAATTTTACCCAATAGGTACTAATATAAGATGGGACACATTTACCAAGGCCAACAACTATTCGCTCTCAGGCTCCCCCACATATCCAAAATGGTTAGATAAGTTGATAGGCATTGATCCAAAGTACTACCATGTACTTGGCATAGTCATCCTCAGCTTTTAATACAGGACAAAACTTATCCAGTTGACTTGAAGTATCATGTCTATGCTTTGTTATGTTATCCAGGTTAATCATTTGTGGAAATGTCACTTTCAGGCAATATGATAACATAAGTACATAACAGCAGCAAGCAACACAATCACATGTAATTGGCTCCTGGAACCAATGAATCAAAGACTTCTGTTGATGCTTTGACCAAATCAGCTTCAATTGTTTCCTTATGGTCAGAAAGTCTCACTTGACAATTGAAATGTGCGACCATGAATCATTCAATTGCATAATGCTACTTGGTTTGAAACGTAAGGAGAACAGAGTATTGACAGACAGGAAGGGAATTTTTCATAGCAGTCGTATAACACTCTTTTGACCTCTTGTTGACCAGCGTACAACATTCAAATAATTGTGCTCGAGCTCATAATATTTCATGCTCAATGCGTAAGTTGTTTATGAAATTCGTGGCAACTAATCTAGCTAAGGAGAAACAGGCAAGGTAGAATACGTCACCTTATGCTTTATTAGTCTGTTCTAATCAGCAACTGATCACCATGAATGGCTTGCATCCTCGATTATCAATAGCTAAGAAGAAACACGCAAGGTCGAAGACAGGTTGGTTGGCCATTAGAGATTTTAGACGATTACATCCACATTTTGAGTAAGGATTGAGAACAcgatccttgtgcaaactatGCAAATAGCATACTACATATGTTTAGTTTTGAGTTTCAATTCAAAGGCTGAAGCTTTAACCTTAATTTACCCTCTAAACCCTCCATGCCAATCTAATCAGTGCTCTCTTTAGCTATGAAGGAGTACTAAGCAAAATCATCCGATCAAATGAAATCCATGATAAACCCCAAGGAACACGAGCAAGAATGGCGGGGACAGAGCCCCAACAGAAGAAAGAAGTACTTCCCCCCTTTTTTCCATGGATGATCAAGGCATCAATCGCACATCACAACATCACGCTAATCGCCAAACCAAGTCtttgccacaaaggcacaaaCGAACAAGCAAGCAGGAACAAATACTACGCAGAGCCAAACAAACAAACGATCACCATCCACCAACCAAGACAGAATttgggagaaaaagaaagaggaaagaacaagacaaagaatCCACCGCCCACCTGCGTCGTGGACGTGGCTTGCCTTGGCCgcgccggagccgtcgccgtccgctcccgccgccgcggccgccggccggaagCACGCCCCGCGGAGGCCCCGCGCGACGGCGGCCCAGCACCCGCACCCGCCCTGCTGCTTCCGGGGACTCATCTCCCTACTGCGGTCAACGGCCTACAGCGCCCTCTGCACGCCCATCCGCACGGCCAGCTCGCGGCTGACGGCCCGGTCcggctctctctccctcgctctctctctcttgcgtGCGCTGCTTTTCTCGCCCTCCCTCCCACTCCCCCGTCCCGTCCAAATCCCCCGTCGGAGCCTTGCCGGGGGCAAGCAGCAGATAAGTGCGATGCGCGGGGGGCGCAAAAGGGAAAGCGAAAGCGAAAGGTGGCGCGCGGTGGGGGTGCACAAGTCGGAGAAGCAAGCGGGGGAGTGGAGTGTGGCCGGGtcagtggtggtggcggcggcggtgggccgcCCGCCAGCGCGAGCactggcgctggcgctggcgctggcgctggcgtGGGTGCCGCAGCGACGGgtcggcgtcgccgtcgtcatGATGCGGGGGATGCGGCCGAGGGGAAAGGGGCTTTTCGGCGCGGCCTtttgcggcggctgcggctgcggcgcggcCTTGCCTGCCGCGCACTGGCTTGGCTGGCTTGCCCGCGCGTCAGCAGCGTCAGCAGATAAGCGCCGGTGAGAGTGAGACGAGGCGGCCGGATTTTACCGCCCGGCTCGCCGGGGTGATTCGATTCGGTTTCTCCGGCGTGGAGGAGCCGAGCGGGCGGTGGGAACGGAATGGTGGGCGGGGGCGGTGGTAGAGGATCATCAAGCCGCGGCAGGTGGGTGTTTTTTTTACTAGTAGCAAGTGGGTGTTGACTGTTGACTGCGGGCTAGGAGACTAGAGAATGGATTCATACGAAGAATGCGAAGAAAACACAATTTGGAATTTGATGCTAGAGATAAATTTGATGCTAGAGATAAACTCTTGCACTCCAAACGGAAAAACGTGCACCCAGAACATGCCACATTGgggtgcacaacgggccaaaTACTACCAAGCTGGCCCGCGTAAATAGCGCGGGTATCAAGTTTCTCTACtaacatttatttttttaattcgaAAAATAAATTTTGCTTCATCGTTTTAAGAGCAAGTAAATTCCTAGGCCATTAAAATTATATTACTAAAGTAAATCAAGGCTAGAGATTAAGGTAAATTAAGGCTAGGGTAACCTCACAGGATAATCAAGGCCATTAAATCATCATAAACATTAGCgctatttattattttattttattcaactACGTGGTAATTTCTAAACCCTCTTAATATTTAAAacttatttatatttatttgttgTACTCAATGAATATCTCATCCGCATGATCAATTTTTATCAAATGTTGTATAGTCTAACTTCGCTCGATCAATAGATCTATTTGTAGTTCATATGTTTCTGATTTCAAGATCTAATCAACCAAAATATTTTCTCATAGATCATTTGGTTCATATAGATTGAGATATTTATATGCATTTTCATAAAAAACACAGATATTGTAGGAATCCAAATTTTTCTTGTGCGCGAAGCTTCTCCCATCGCTTCcggccccttcctcttctcctttGTGTCTCTGTCatagaacagtccaaataataccgatcaagtgcacttaTCAACCATTTAAATTTAATCCTTCGCTACTGCACTCcaccagtacacccagactgcCTGCTATAACCAGAATAGATTACacgggaactctcgccaaaagacgagcacagttGATTACAAacaacaaaagttttcaaacttaacttacaactagagttaaacaaaagtctccaaattaatttacaataaagttttacaagccagGGTTACATTTCGTatacagagttcaaacacaGCGGAAAATACAACcagtttgaaacaagcttcaaaatacagtacggtagataacgtcgatgacaaaagaagagcttcacatcttgcccactgatgtgaggctcacctgcctgcacttcacggagaagacgggacccactcgaccgtccaacctggagggagAGACTGACCAATCCaagacgcacagatctcctcgaagtcttctggaacacagcctgctcagaagggttacaaccaaaccctgagtactttaatactcagcaagggttacccgactattggtatatacttagccgactcctaaatatgcaaggcttttggctctggagttcttttgcggAAAAACCACTAGTActggatccttaatttcaatattttagctccaataaatttgataaataatactagatttgcctgaataGCTAATACACACATGGttgatcatattatcttttcaagaataTAACCATACATCCACCTTTTAtctttctgtcctttcaatccttactacgatgcgacgcattgaccaaaCCTCTCATATccacgagtcacggcgaatcgatccaatttaaccttgcaaggtggacctaactcacacgccaagtGCAACCCCATCGAGTCACACCAAGCAACTGTTCTCATAATTACCTcgaagtctgaatcaagcccgcaaacacccggatgatgagccccgcacatgcgaacacccggtgaacctgtggacgacttcaccatccgtcatccctacccagcaccgcaggtcgagactcagattccgatgcaatttaggtaattagcttaccggtttcgactacctcctacttccggcatgtggttagtactgttcaatcctcagtcaaagggccaacaacggaacggtcctcaatcgacacaggcagagactcaactttcctttaatccataatcatgtccaactttcctCCGCCTGGTCTCTATTTCCTTTCCTCATTAATTCATTCTCCAGTAACATTTCCATAAGTAACTCATAGGCACCTATATACTAGTAAAGCATAAGTAACTCATAGGTACCTATATAAGTAACTCATAGGTACCTATATACTAGTAAAGCATAAGTAACATTTCCATAAGTAACTCATAGGTACCTATATAacagaaaatcactcgacttttaccgagttcctacttagcaaagcatttctaacgacaCCTATATACTAGTAGaaactcataggtacctagggagaaacatgactagggttccatacaattCCTAACAACATAAAtacacaatacttaaataataatattgaatactgaaattaagggttatgctccggggcttgccttgcaggtcagctgGGTTAGCAACTTCTTCTGACGCTGGTTCAACGGCTTCCTCGgtctgctgctctcctgctggTGGCTCTTGGATCGGCTCGGCAAccagctcgtaggcgacttcggtgTCAGCGGCTACACGagtaaaatatgccatgcatgagatgcataaaaagatgcaatgcaatgcaatgcagcaCTAAAACAAAATGAAAGAATAAACTGATAAACAGTAGCCTTCGCTATGTTTCAAGGGATGGATCAGTGCTGAAATGGGTTCTTAGCTACTAAagtcttttagcctgaagtgtctccaATAAGAAGACTGGAGAATACCCTCGATTAAATCAGGCTCAGCTCTAGGGCCGAAAGAATGTGTCCAAGGGTTTATCTACTAGTAGATAAGCACAAGCAAAACCATCTAGCAACAGTGAATAAACTAACCATTACATGGTTCTATTAGATAGAGCATGAAATTAGGAAGCTAATGCAACTGGTTTTGCCTTTTTAAGATTTTTTCTAGAATTATCTaagaattttcaaaattttcagccAATTAAATAAATGGAATTTGAAAACAAAACCTAAAAAGAAGGGCTGACGACTGggcctgtggcagaaccgcctaaattatcccggctcaagtgcgtaaaccatcaccataaaggcaacattagcttaaacgcacttcaaacggaacaatttttggtctgtcgggtaacgtcccgatacaaccaccgattctcggatcgaacaagcatacctcgcacgaaggcgagtccagagatattacaaccacaattttacaacacaggcatattaaagattacaaaccagttcaaaagattattacaaaccaacttaagtaaaacaattatacaaaacataagtgtagaatcagagtttaaaacagcggaagataaaacacgacggctacaacacgtcgcaagaaggataccaggctagcccaggcATGGtctcactcgtcatagtcattgccggccgaagacgtatcccattctacggaccagccaggaggcaacgagcaaggataggtcaagctagcgacctgatcctcaaaagtcatacctgaaaaagggtttcaacagcaaggctgagtattctaatactcagcaagacttaaccgacaacgggtataagtagcccacctaagctagactatgcaaggctttgtaaggctctggttttcctttgctgaaaagcaataaagagtaggtccttactttcaagttttagcttcgagattctagttgattaaccattctatgtaagcatctactaaccaaacatggtggaacttctaagcaaacatcaagattaataagaatattgttgctcttattactctgtgtggcaaagagatcaagcagtctcatttcatcgtgagaggcggacgattctgaatcgaaattcaaccttgcaagggtaacctagcacacacgtctggaataccgtcgggtcattcccaaacaaccgttaacctttctttccggcttgtggataggaacactctccccgactacagggctccaaggtccacccgtgctcggtccacccttgtccctagaagtcgtggtgttgcgcaacataaaataaaatctatctctaagagagagtgtcaggtatatccactccccggtccaatcggctactaggcttgccgcgtaccatatttacggcatgtgactagtactttcaaaaacttaaccagcactaccacacaccgcgaccttagcaagttcatcaacacagacggggtatcacataaggtcatgatatcgaacacaaccccgtccgtagtccttatattgataacagaaagtaaacagaaaattcctataaagctcgcgagtgacaggcaatcactcgacttttaccggtcctataagcttagcaattattcgaactcaagtctagtgttcagtacataggttcctaggatcatgcatctagagtttcaattcaactcctatgaactgtaaatgcacaagtaaaataatacagtaaatgaaattaattttgaagtataggttatgtccggggcttgccttctcggtaattgctaactatttcagcactaggctcttccgaactttggttcggggcttcagttagttccgcagtgttcacttgagcttcgagatcacctccgtcagattcccggatcagctcgtacgttccgtccgataaggcagtcgtgtctatatgtaatgcaagaacaacattataaacatacatgggcaatcgtttatagagtagttaaataacaaatttaactacacaaggcatcatgatcaacagcacaagcaagttatactaacttcataaaatgagtggtggttgattcctatagcatttaactcaaggtttgctaattaaataaacaactcagatcACAAATAGCAATAAATTTAGCAACAATTACCCTAAACATAAAATGAACAGACTAATctaccctgcaaaaatcatgccaagacatgtagccaattaatcacaacaattcttTCATTCAAATAACACATAgatcaagcttgaattatacatgtcaaactagagcaaagtagagactcaaaatttaacaggaggttgaCACAGAAAAGGActagctactgtgaaattttcatgattttatctacagagaattaattatgagaaaataaacaagacagaacaacagattatcaagattcatttttagctcctgttctagccatgaactgaggcTAAAAcctcctggacaagctaagataatcaagaagaacatgcagaaatattttcatgatttattatgaacagaaactatttaccataattaaatcctactaaacaaggattaaatcaaataaatagctacacaagggaactgaccatgaaatttttatagcaaaacaagtgttacatgagtaaactaacacaaaaatttcagagcaatacaagctttaaagcatcagataagaaaaagattaaagaactagtatttatttaactagtgacacaaaatcatttgcacagcaaaaacttgcaacaaacacctaccatattatggttctactgcaaagagctttacacaaggattccaaaacatcaagatttgctattttatgaatttcctacgattttctatggaatttcaaaaatCACTGCTAGAAATTACAAGGAGGTCCTTGAAGCACTATTCCTCTGAGTCTAGAgcttcgcagacagccccctgggcttttccCAATTCTAACTCGGGGTCCCTGGCCGTGGGGAAAAGAACAGAGAGAGGATGGCCGGCCCAAATCCGGCGAaaggagtcgccggcggcggggttggggttgggggaAACGACGAGCAGGCCAACGCGGACCTCTGGGCACCCTTGGCTGGTGAGGAGGTGGTCGGAGGACGTcggtccacggcgagcggcggcagtgagggctcggagcacggcggcggggtggttccCGTGGGGTTTGGGCGAGGAAAAGCGGTCGAGCAGCTGCACGGGCTCACGTCGGAGCTCGTTAGGGGGttagcgcgggcggaggagctgcgGAGGCGCGGTTCGACGGCGAgggtgagctcgtcggcgtGGATATGGGCGGCAGCAGCGTTCCGAGCTCTGGGAGTGGGGAATTGGCAAAAGAACGAGGGATGAAGCTCTCTGGGGTACTTGTATTGCGGCTGCGCACGAGAAATCGAGCTCTGGGGGTGTGTcttggccgggccacggcgacggcgaggtggcgaccgCGAGATggttctgggcggcgtggcgaagggagggagctccagcgcgcggGGAAAGTGGGTCCAGGGGTCAAGGGGtgacgcgtggggcggcggcgaaacTGGAGTTGGCCTCCGGCCggcccagagcggcggcgggcggcgtggcaccGTCGGTCGGCGCGGGAAGCAGAGCAGGCAGGCTGGGGAAGAAGACAGGGACCTAAACagaatttccaaaatttcagggacctaacTGTAAAACATTGATAActattaatctagggctcaaatgaaaaagtgcccaacatgaaagttgttcaacttttcaagatctacaactttgacgttgtgcaaaaatttatttgaccaaagattcaagagctaatttttaaaacatagaagggaatttgagTTCTaggaatttttttctttttcaagcaatttcacttcaaatatgggctgatttgaaaagtttcttgccaagcaataaatgcactgaattttgcaaaaacaccctccataaaGCTATAATAGCACACCCTATTCTATATAactacagaaaggaccttgcataaaatcataattacacacataaccttttataattacaaaaagatcctttttcaagcaattcaagcacatgatgcatgatttggttctaattaccctaaattggctatttaaaaacctgggccgttacagcctaccccccttaaaaagaatctcgtcccgagattccgaaCGAAAAACTCTCAAGGGAAGAGGAGTAGACTAACCACCAAAGCCAACAGGACAAAGTCACAATAAAGAAGGTTGATGTTGACGATATGATCTTTTGtagataaggattgagaacttagataaagttcaagaaacaaggtatgaatttatgagcgagaggaattactgtgcgattgtgtgaactaatcaattgtttttccacactaaatGCTCTAGGATTTCATTCTTTGCAGCAAGAGTCGGTGGATAAAATATGAGATCACAATCACCAGCAAGTTGGCTGGAAAAGACTGGTGGACTATTCTAGTACTAACATATAGTAGGATTTTTGTAAAGAAGAGAGGACCTAAGTTCTGGTAGAATCAAGGTCTCAATTTGGTGGTGAAACCCGATAGAAAAGATATCAAggtgagtttttgctcaaggacattctttctcaaactgttgattaaattaaacattatgatgcgagatgcatatgctcgatgaccatgagaatgatgCATCCTCAAGATGTATGATTACAATGCTGGTTAGTGACCCAGAAGGATATACCAAAACTCACAGTTTTTGTTGGCCGAATCAAAACCCCAAGTTAACACAATATTCAGGTCGCGAAAAAATGGATTGTCGGGGTATTGCTTACACGTACCAAGATACCAGCGCGCTTCTAGTGGCACAAACAtatggctgcagcacacacgaggccctagATCCCGTCGCGGCACCATTGGTCAGTGACAGACACCACGACATggtaaaaatatagcaacctAAATAATGTGCATGGCTAGAACGAAAGACGGAGGGTTAGGTGATAAACGCAAAACCCTTCCCagatgcatatgatgttaatTGTAATTGAGCCCCCTGATGCACATGTTTAAATAATGGCCATGCAACAACCATGCTAGTAATGAGCCTGCGTGTTATTCTAGTATTCTTGATTGCCACTCTGTTTAGTCTTCAAGGAGAGTTATACGAGCAAGGAGGGTAATGAGATTTCCCTTTGATATGCAAAGTAAGGGCTAGACGGTTTGAGAATAGAGAATATACCCGTCATAACCGGTGTATCTTTAAGAAGATCGGATAGTGAGGTACCTCCAACCTTTCCTTGTAAACTATCCTGTCTCTTTCCCTTATTTTTGTTGTTCTGCATAGAATCTTGACCCCGTTTTGGTCGTCTAGGCTGGGAGCAGTGTCGAGCGAAGTGGTTAGGattcccacaattgaagcaacgttTTATTTTGCCTGAACCACCACGT comes from Panicum virgatum strain AP13 chromosome 4K, P.virgatum_v5, whole genome shotgun sequence and encodes:
- the LOC120702748 gene encoding receptor-like serine/threonine-protein kinase At3g01300 isoform X2, with protein sequence MSPRKQQGGCGCWAAVARGLRGACFRPAAAAAGADGDGSGAAKASHVHDAAEMRYLNASNRELGDHFQTNHDGENGVDASIEKKTPPKLLQFTFQELKSATLNFRPDSILGEGGFGYVFKGWIEPNSTAPAKPGTGVTVAVKSLKPDALQGHREWVAEVDFLGQLHHKHLVKLIGYCIEDDQRLLVYEFMARGSLENHLFRRSLPLPWPNRMKIALGAAKGLAFLHGGPKPVIYRDFKTSNVLLDAEYNAKLSDFGLAKAGPQGDKTHVSTRVVGTYGYAAPEYVMTGHLTSKSDVYSFGVVLLEMLTGRRSMDKKRPTGEQNLVAWARPYLNDRRRLYQLVDPRLGLNYSVKGVQKVAQICHYCLSRDSKSRPSMDEVIKQLTPLQDLNDMASASLRPPSTQRGKVRR
- the LOC120702748 gene encoding receptor-like serine/threonine-protein kinase At3g01300 isoform X3, translating into MSPRKQQGGCGCWAAVARGLRGACFRPAAAAAGADGDGSGAAKASHVHDAEMRYLNASNRELGDHFQTNHDGENGVDASIEKKTPPKLLQFTFQELKSATLNFRPDSILGEGGFGYVFKGWIEPNSTAPAKPGTGVTVAVKSLKPDALQGHREWVAEVDFLGQLHHKHLVKLIGYCIEDDQRLLVYEFMARGSLENHLFRRSLPLPWPNRMKIALGAAKGLAFLHGGPKPVIYRDFKTSNVLLDAEYNAKLSDFGLAKAGPQGDKTHVSTRVVGTYGYAAPEYVMTGHLTSKSDVYSFGVVLLEMLTGRRSMDKKRPTGEQNLVAWARPYLNDRRRLYQLVDPRLGLNYSVKGVQKVAQICHYCLSRDSKSRPSMDEVIKQLTPLQDLNDMASASLRPPSTQRGKVRR
- the LOC120702748 gene encoding receptor-like serine/threonine-protein kinase At3g01300 isoform X1, which translates into the protein MSPRKQQGGCGCWAAVARGLRGACFRPAAAAAGADGDGSGAAKASHVHDAAAEMRYLNASNRELGDHFQTNHDGENGVDASIEKKTPPKLLQFTFQELKSATLNFRPDSILGEGGFGYVFKGWIEPNSTAPAKPGTGVTVAVKSLKPDALQGHREWVAEVDFLGQLHHKHLVKLIGYCIEDDQRLLVYEFMARGSLENHLFRRSLPLPWPNRMKIALGAAKGLAFLHGGPKPVIYRDFKTSNVLLDAEYNAKLSDFGLAKAGPQGDKTHVSTRVVGTYGYAAPEYVMTGHLTSKSDVYSFGVVLLEMLTGRRSMDKKRPTGEQNLVAWARPYLNDRRRLYQLVDPRLGLNYSVKGVQKVAQICHYCLSRDSKSRPSMDEVIKQLTPLQDLNDMASASLRPPSTQRGKVRR